TCATGAAATGAAAACGGGCAACATCGCCGTATGCACCACCTTTTAGTAACAAGGTAACATCAAGTGTGCTGAAGCAACAAAACAGGGACAAAACTCATTGATTAGGTGGTAACAAGATTTGTGAGTCTTTGATCTATCAACACCCATTTCTTTTTTAAGCAAAGAGGAAATTGTGCAGCTCAATCAGTACGAGAATAAAGCCAAATTAAGGTATTTATGGAAGCAAAGAACTATCTGATCGTACTAGTGTGTTTCTGCTGCTGATAAACTGTTAAAAAACATTTTGCTCAtcttctaaaataaaaaaaaactggtaatagattttcaagaaaaaggAGTCCGAAAAACGGGCGAggcaacatttttggagagtcaGAGTAACATAGCAAACACATACTCAGAGGAAACTTCATAAAGTTACAACTTTTATACATAACTTATAAGAGAGTGTACAATACAAGAAAATGCCAACTTCTTGTCCAATTTGTaaaacacatacatatacaaacCAAAAGAGTGCGCTCGGATGGTAAGCACCCTCCATTTCCAACCCTGAGGTTGTAAGTTCTAGTCACTAAAGGAGCGAAAAGATGGGCGCTCCTAGGGaggggtaaaaaaaaaagagtgctTGCCTATAGCTCTTTAAGATACCTTTTCCATGTATTTTTTGTCAAAGACCTACACATTTACAAAGCCAAATCGAGCACCGCTGAGAGTTACTTACAAGTTAAACTATACCCACAGTGCCAAAAGTATTTCACCATTACTGGAAAGAACTGACGAGTGCTAGATGATAGCATTATCACTTGTAGAATTGTCTGAAATCAGTTCTTGTTACCTGCAAGAAAATCATTACACCATCGCCTTTTCAGTTTAAGCACATCAGTGTCTTGCTTCTCCGCTGAGTGTTTAGAAGTTGAAGCCATTTTGTTGTCTTCAGGGGCCACAAGCTTGGGAGCCATCTGATTTTCGCAGTTCCCTGGCTCTTTGATACTGCACCTGGATACATAGGTTAAACTCGAGCTTATGAACGACTTTATGTCTTTCTTTCCCTCAACTTCAACCCATTTGTCATCAACCCAGTCTCTTGAAGTCCTCACGTTATTCCTTTGGATCTCCAATAATATGTTCTCGCCTATTATTGGGATAAAAAAACACATTGGGGCATCAGTCCATGACCAACATCAATCATTTAAAGTTCCAGACAACAAATTATCCAGAAGCTAGGCCTactatttaaaactttttccaCTGATGAGTTAGAAAGACAATTTATGACAATGCTGAGCTTAGACATACGAGTTCAAGTAAGAATTGAAAATAATTCGAGACTCCAATTTTGCATCCATTGGCAGCTGAGTTATCCTTACGCAAAGTTGCTATGCATCAACCGATAAGCAAgaattctccttttatttcatgttttccATTTCTATTTTAACTTTTTAGTTTTGGGGACAGTTATTTCTTACCAGGGAAGTAAACCTGAAGATGACTGCTTCCAGAGACATCAAATCCAGCAACAACACCTTCCCACCACCCGTCAGACCACCAAGCATCAACTGCAGCTCCTAGTTCAAAAGAATAGTCAGCAGAATCCTCCAGAGGCCGGGGACGAACTGCGAGGCGTCTTGTGCATCTCATGCCCAATTTATCAGAGCCTGCAACTTTGTAGGAAGGAATCCATTCCTATAAAATCAAGCAAAGGTGATGAGGAAACAAGGTGAAGGGAGAACGGACAAGTCAATATACGTAAGTAGATCATAAGTTATAGTATATAAAATTAAGTTATAGTCGCAGTGGATAAGGTACCTCAAGCTTTTCAAGACCATCACAATCCTGGACGTCATCATATTGAACTTTCAGGCGTTTTTGTGATACATGCAAGACTTTACACCTGAACCAGCAGCCTTTCATGCCACTATCGTGGCAAAGAACCTCTACGTTGTCACCAACTTCAAAAGACCGCATATATTGAGGCTCAACAAGCTGAATTCCTACTGGTCCTATgtttggaaattttatttttaacttcgGGTAAGTTGGTGGTTT
This Solanum dulcamara chromosome 1, daSolDulc1.2, whole genome shotgun sequence DNA region includes the following protein-coding sequences:
- the LOC129901202 gene encoding uncharacterized protein LOC129901202, whose translation is MGNLERSRTTHALPQQYKTTLAFKSNTKGKLQTKEDIKSRQSKWMLLMRMDTDSHVFSSWEEHVVSQEKGRRVVHYFLKDTSGELILAVVGTERSSRRMLYVVSEDYLDAFGHTSTINSDKKWRARKDVVEWLTFLISKHHRSPPISNTPRRETRRSALMAGHISDEVSQNITREDPSTQGPRGSRSVGESDHSGIRKSIPGNQIAQAKPPTYPKLKIKFPNIGPVGIQLVEPQYMRSFEVGDNVEVLCHDSGMKGCWFRCKVLHVSQKRLKVQYDDVQDCDGLEKLEEWIPSYKVAGSDKLGMRCTRRLAVRPRPLEDSADYSFELGAAVDAWWSDGWWEGVVAGFDVSGSSHLQVYFPGENILLEIQRNNVRTSRDWVDDKWVEVEGKKDIKSFISSSLTYVSRCSIKEPGNCENQMAPKLVAPEDNKMASTSKHSAEKQDTDVLKLKRRWCNDFLAGWTQIIMYLYRGKSTLFLRGRAVVLCTTT